From Salvelinus namaycush isolate Seneca chromosome 2, SaNama_1.0, whole genome shotgun sequence, one genomic window encodes:
- the LOC120018165 gene encoding immediate early response gene 2 protein-like has product MDVSAEAKRIMAVSISKLYASRAQRGGMRLHRSLLLSVVMRSARDLYHSACLAKEREELGTAHLVQVTPEEGAMDTTASGEQVEVEVSQVEPESPLTPTIQEPMSSDSDAAQGACKTRTFIGKETVEDKENRSPVSPDRHSRKRRGKASVAPDFLPSKRARLSLELGEERVLRTGRRTCCRAGDAFTTLSLNSNRAIAAF; this is encoded by the coding sequence ATGGACGTGAGCGCTGAAGCCAAACGGATCATGGCAGTGTCCATTAGTAAACTGTACGCCTCCCGAGCACAGCGAGGAGGTATGAGGCTACACCGGAGCCTGCTGCTCTCCGTGGTCATGCGTTCCGCCCGGGACCTGTACCACTCCGCCTGCCTGgccaaggagagagaggagctgggaACCGCACACCTGGTCCAGGTCACACCAGAGGAGGGTGCGATGGATACTACTGCCAGTGGGGAACAAGTCGAGGTGGAGGTGTCACAGGTCGAGCCTGAGTCGCCGCTGACCCCAACTATCCAGGAGCCCATGTCTAGTGACTCTGATGCCGCTCAGGGCGCATGCAAGACCAGGACATTTATTGGGAAGGAGACGGTAGAGGACAAAGAGAACCGGAGCCCAGTGAGCCCAGACAGGCATTCCAGGAAACGCCGGGGGAAGGCGTCCGTCGCGCCCGATTTCCTCCCCAGCAAGAGGGCGAGACTTTCACTGGAgctgggggaggagagggtgCTTAGAACCGGCCGAAGGACCTGCTGCCGCGCCGGGGACGCTTTCACCACCCTGTCCCTAAACTCAAACCGGGCCATTGCAGCATTCTAA